A stretch of DNA from Leptospira wolffii serovar Khorat str. Khorat-H2:
TGGACAAGGCGCAGCAATTGGATATTTTGGATTCCCATGCGGGACTCCATCCTTTGCGGGGAGAAGTCAAGGAAGCCTTTTATACATACAAGAGCCTCAAAAAAAGACTGGAGGAATTGGAATCCACTCATGCGGACAAGAATCGCAAAAAGGAAATCCTACAATACCAGATTGAAGAAATCCAGACCGCTAACTTGAAAGACGGGGAAGAGGAGGAATTATCCCAGGAAGAAAATCTGCTGACTCACGGTGAAAAGCTGACGGAAAATCTGGAGATCATTACGGGTTATTTGTCGGAGACGGAGTCTTCCATCATCGGAGTGTTTCCGAAAATTTTAGGGGCCTCCGATAAGATCAAAACTTTAAGCGAATCCCTATTAGAATTGGATTCTTCCTTAAAAGAAGTCTATGTTACGATACGCGAAATCAATACTAGCGCTCAGGACCAAAAGGACGAAGTCTACTTTTCCCCGGATAGATTGGCCCATGTACAGACTCGTTTGGATCTCATCCAAAAACTGAAAAAAAAATACGGATCTACGATTCAGGAAATCTTAAGCACAAAGAAGAAAGCCGAAGACGAACTAGGCGCCCTAGAACAAAATTTGGATTCTAAGGTTTCCCTGGAAAAGGAAATGAAACGTGCTGCGGAGAAATTAACTCAGCTCTGTCTGAAATTGTCCAAGTCCAGAAGAGAGGTTCTGCACGGATTCGAGACTCGATTGAAATCCGAACTGGAAATGCTCGGGATGCAAGGAGCCGGAATCCAGGTAGTCTTACGTTGGGAAACCAGTCCGGAAGGAGAAGTGGAAGCCCAAGGGAAATCTTATCTAGTAAACGAACTCGGCCTAGACCAAGCGGAATTCTACTTTAGCCCGAATCCGGGAGAAAAGCCGAGACCTTTGCGTAAAATCGCTTCTGGCGGGGAGATTTCCAGGGTCATGCTAGCGATCAAGAGCGTTTTAGGATCCAATTACGACGGAAAAGTCTTGGTCTTAGATGAGATCGACTCCGGTCTGGGAGGAGAGATTGCGATGGACGTTGCCAAGAAACTGAGAGTGCTTGCTAAGACTCACCAGATCGTTTTAGTCACACATTTACAGCAAATTGCGGCAGCAGCGGATCATCATCTTCTGGTCAGCAAGCATGTAAAAGATGGAAGAACGATCTCCGAGGCAAATTTCCTAGGGATGCAGGAGCGTACATTGGAACTCGCTAGAATGATCTCGGGTCAAAATATCTCACGAGGCGCTCTCGATCACGCGAAGGAATTGCTGAAAAAGAAGGCGGTGTAAGCTTGCCTTTGTCCTATTTTTACCAAGCTCATTTTGCGGGCTTGGTAAAAAGGAGGCAATTCCTTTTAAAAATCGTTTGGCAGGGAGGGCAGACTTGGAAACCCTACTCCATGGAGAACTCCCGTCGTATATGATTCTTGCGAAAACAGATTCTTTGGTTTCCATTATTCCTCCGGAAACCGTCCCCATTTTGATTCTCTTGGTTTCGATTATCGGCTTTACTATCATCATAGAAAGATTAATCTTCTTTTCCCGTTGGAAGTCCCTTTCTCCCGACGATTGGAGGAGAGTGAAGGACTTGCTCCAAGCCAAGAATGTAGACTCCGCTTCCGATCTGATACGCAGTCTGAGCCAAGGTCCATTCTCCCAAGTTCTCCAAGCCGGGATCGCGCAATATAAGAAAAACTCTTCTTCGGTGGAGGACGAGATTCTCACCCAAGGATTGAATCAGATCCAAAGAATGGAAAAGTTTCTTTCTTCTTTGGCAACGATTGCGACGATTTCCCCTCTATTGGGAGTATTGGGAACGGTTTTAGGGATCATTCGCTCCTTTGCGGAAGGTTCCGGAACCAGAGGAGCCGAAGTGGGGATCAGCGAGGCCTTGATTACCACGGCAATGGGGCTCGCGGTTGCGATTCCCGCTTATATATTTCATAACTTCTTTCAAAAAAGAAAAGAAGATGCCATCTCCGAAATGGAGAGTCTTTCCGAACAAGCTCTTAGGTTTTTGAAATAATTATGAAATTCAGAAAGTGGAAACGCGGAGGAGGAGAATCCGGATTTCGTGCGGGGCAGATCGAACTAGCCCCCATGATCGACGTGATTAGTTTCATTGTGATCTACTTTCTAATGAATGCCACTTTGGAAAAATCGACGGTGATCAAGATCGAGTTGCCTAGATCCTCTAGTACCGCCCAAGAAAAGAAAAAAGACGAACTTATCATTACGGTGAATAAGGACGGAAAGATTTTTCTAGATAAGGATACCGAGCCGGTTCCTTTGGAAAAATTGACCGAGAAAATAAAAATATTCAATGGGCCCGAAGACAAAGATAAAAAAGAGCCCAATAAGAACAGAGTGATCATTAGAGGGGATGGTGGAGCGAATTACCAAACGATCGTTAAAGTGATCGATAAAGTGAATGAAGCGGGTGTAACCAGGTTCAATTTGGCGATGGTCCGTCAGCCGGGAAGCCAGTGATTCTTTTCATGAATCGCGCTCGGCGAGAATAGATCCTAAGATCCCCGCTCGCTAATAAAATAAATTGCGCCAGACGGCGCTTGTTATAAGAATCTTGAAACGAAAAGCACCCATAAATAAGTTATTCGCCGTTTTCTTCCTAGCAGGCTCTCTATTTTATTCGGGTGAAATCTCCCAACTTCTTTCCAAGAAAGGCGACTACTTTGGTAAGGTAGTCAGAGAAATCAAATTTAACGGGAATAAGAACACTCCGGATGCGGATATCGCGTCCATGTTGGAATTGAAGGTAGGAAAGAACCTGACTCGAGGCTTAATCGACAGGGATCTCAAGACATTATTCGCTTCCGGCTTTTTCTATTTCATCGATATACAAGCCGAAGAAATGGACGGTGGGATTCGTATCATCGTCGAACTGAAGGAACGTCCCAGGGTCAAAGACGTGGAATTCGTGGGGGCGGACGAGGTCTTTCCCGCGGACCTAAGAGAAAAGATGCCCTTAAAGGAAAACGAGGTCATCACTCCCCAAAAAGTCGCTAAGTCCAGAGATATCATCCTACAAAAATACAGAGACGAGGGATTCTTTCTCGCTTACGTAAAAGTGGAATTGGCTAAGCCGGATCCTAAGACCAACCTAGTGCGAGTCAGATTTATCATCGACGAAGGGGAGGAAATTCCGGTCGCAAAGATCAATATCTACGGAAACGAAACCGTGGAGACCTCCGAACTCTTGGGCCTTATGGATTTGAAGGAAGAAGGTCTCTTCGAAGGCGGAAACTTCAAGGAAAGCGCCTTTGAAAAAGATAAGGAAACTTTGCAGGCATATCTTAGAAGTAAGGGTTACCTGGACTCGGAATTGGTCCGAGAGGGAACCAACTGGGAAATCCATTGGGAAAATCCGGAAAAGAAAAACAGACGGGTTATCATCGTAAATATCAAGCTCTACGAGGGGCAGGTCTATTATTTCAACGGGTATACTGTAGCTCATGATATGACTCTGGATGGGGACGGCCGTCCGATTTTCTTGAATAAGGAAAATAACCCTCCCGAAACTTCCAAGGATAAGCTAAAGCCTCTATTCACTATTTCTGAAATAGAGAGGACCTTGGATTATAGCACCAAGGATGCCGGGGAGATCTTCGACGAGACCGTTTTCATGAGGGACAGATCCTCCGTGAACGAACTCTACGGATCCAAAGGGCATATCTTCGCTCAGGTGATCCCGCGTAGAAAGGTAGTCTCTTTGGACGAAGAGAGTCTGCAATATTATGAGAACTGTTATTCTAGAAAGACGGATCTGGAAAGAAAGATCTGCGAAGACGAATACAAACAATTGAATATCAGAAAACTCAGGGAGATTCATAACAGAAGTCCCGAGCTGCGGGGCAGAAAATTCGTACACGTGGAATTCACCATCCGCGAAAATAATCTCGCTAAGATCGAAAACGTAATCATCAAGGGAAATAAGAAGACCCAAGATAAAGTGATCCGAAGGGAGTTACTCTTTAAATCGGGGGACCTATTCGATTCCACTTTAGTGAACCGTTCTAGGGAGAGGATCTTCAACTTAGGCTACTTCAAGGAAGTAAACTTCAATATGCGCCCGGGTTCGGACGATACCAAGATGAATCTGGTCATCGAAGTATTGGAGCAGCCTACCGGAACCGTGTCCATGGGGGGAGGATACGGAACCATTACCGGATTTACCATCTTCACGGAGATCGGGGAGAATAACCTGAACGGAACCGGACAAAAAGTTTCCGGTCGTTTGGAATTCGGACCTTATCGTAGATCCTTCCAGCTATCATGGACGGAACCTTGGATGAACGATACTCCTTGGTCTCTTTCTCTTTCCATGTTCTATTTTTCCAGAACGATCTTTTTGGGATCCACTTCCACAATCGCTATCTCCGACAGTACTACTGCCCCCGTTGTGGAAAACGCCACCTACGATAACAACGGTCTCGGGGTAACGATCGGGGTGGCCCATAGGTTGGCCACTAACTGGACCCACTTTCATAGATATACTCCTGCGTTTTATTCCTACTCGAATCCTACTGCTCTCGTATCCGACTCCGTTTTGGCTAACGTGAGAAGGGGATGGCAATTCCGGTCCCAGATCACGAACGGAATCGCTTACGATATTCGGGATAACGTTTTCGCTCCCACTAGAGGATACGATATTCTTTTCCAAGTGGATAACGTAGGACAATATTTAGGAGGTAGTTCGCACTTCGATCAGTATAGGATCATGGCGGAATACTACCATACCTGGTTCGATTTTACCTTCGGCGGTTTATTGCGGAATAACGCGTTACGCAGGTGGAGGGTCGTCCAGGAATTCCGGACATCGAATACCTTCATATTCCAAAGGTCTCCCGCAGGGGGCGGCAAAA
This window harbors:
- a CDS encoding ExbD/TolR family protein, which gives rise to MKFRKWKRGGGESGFRAGQIELAPMIDVISFIVIYFLMNATLEKSTVIKIELPRSSSTAQEKKKDELIITVNKDGKIFLDKDTEPVPLEKLTEKIKIFNGPEDKDKKEPNKNRVIIRGDGGANYQTIVKVIDKVNEAGVTRFNLAMVRQPGSQ
- a CDS encoding outer membrane protein assembly factor, whose amino-acid sequence is MKRKAPINKLFAVFFLAGSLFYSGEISQLLSKKGDYFGKVVREIKFNGNKNTPDADIASMLELKVGKNLTRGLIDRDLKTLFASGFFYFIDIQAEEMDGGIRIIVELKERPRVKDVEFVGADEVFPADLREKMPLKENEVITPQKVAKSRDIILQKYRDEGFFLAYVKVELAKPDPKTNLVRVRFIIDEGEEIPVAKINIYGNETVETSELLGLMDLKEEGLFEGGNFKESAFEKDKETLQAYLRSKGYLDSELVREGTNWEIHWENPEKKNRRVIIVNIKLYEGQVYYFNGYTVAHDMTLDGDGRPIFLNKENNPPETSKDKLKPLFTISEIERTLDYSTKDAGEIFDETVFMRDRSSVNELYGSKGHIFAQVIPRRKVVSLDEESLQYYENCYSRKTDLERKICEDEYKQLNIRKLREIHNRSPELRGRKFVHVEFTIRENNLAKIENVIIKGNKKTQDKVIRRELLFKSGDLFDSTLVNRSRERIFNLGYFKEVNFNMRPGSDDTKMNLVIEVLEQPTGTVSMGGGYGTITGFTIFTEIGENNLNGTGQKVSGRLEFGPYRRSFQLSWTEPWMNDTPWSLSLSMFYFSRTIFLGSTSTIAISDSTTAPVVENATYDNNGLGVTIGVAHRLATNWTHFHRYTPAFYSYSNPTALVSDSVLANVRRGWQFRSQITNGIAYDIRDNVFAPTRGYDILFQVDNVGQYLGGSSHFDQYRIMAEYYHTWFDFTFGGLLRNNALRRWRVVQEFRTSNTFIFQRSPAGGGKNQDPVQDPYIRPQDLLIIGGYESLRGWYYNDAKYPTEWRDGAQHRILFDSELRIPIEPSLLWLVVFLDGGALYEEVNRAVGTKKDYFDNYDKNKEAAIQANPLSWYIQNNFNTQNGRKADVTYDDLNNPARLVLSADNVAFDRMRYSWGVGLRIQIPVLPLRIYFAQKLKPTGNFWAPFERYESDNAFQFVFGIGDYRF
- the recN gene encoding DNA repair protein RecN; protein product: MLQTLTIRDFALIESAQIDWSRGLTSITGETGSGKSLLLDALCSLLGGKSTAMDIRTGADRYALEAGFDISGNPAAKEWLTEKGFSSEGNLVVIRKEFSRDGKTKIQINHSLSSAQVLRSLGEILAEVHNQNDQILLLDKAQQLDILDSHAGLHPLRGEVKEAFYTYKSLKKRLEELESTHADKNRKKEILQYQIEEIQTANLKDGEEEELSQEENLLTHGEKLTENLEIITGYLSETESSIIGVFPKILGASDKIKTLSESLLELDSSLKEVYVTIREINTSAQDQKDEVYFSPDRLAHVQTRLDLIQKLKKKYGSTIQEILSTKKKAEDELGALEQNLDSKVSLEKEMKRAAEKLTQLCLKLSKSRREVLHGFETRLKSELEMLGMQGAGIQVVLRWETSPEGEVEAQGKSYLVNELGLDQAEFYFSPNPGEKPRPLRKIASGGEISRVMLAIKSVLGSNYDGKVLVLDEIDSGLGGEIAMDVAKKLRVLAKTHQIVLVTHLQQIAAAADHHLLVSKHVKDGRTISEANFLGMQERTLELARMISGQNISRGALDHAKELLKKKAV
- a CDS encoding MotA/TolQ/ExbB proton channel family protein, giving the protein MILAKTDSLVSIIPPETVPILILLVSIIGFTIIIERLIFFSRWKSLSPDDWRRVKDLLQAKNVDSASDLIRSLSQGPFSQVLQAGIAQYKKNSSSVEDEILTQGLNQIQRMEKFLSSLATIATISPLLGVLGTVLGIIRSFAEGSGTRGAEVGISEALITTAMGLAVAIPAYIFHNFFQKRKEDAISEMESLSEQALRFLK